The genome window AGGGAGGTACTGAGAGCGTGTTTCGACTTACCAAGCGGTAGCCCCCGCTTTGTTTTCCGGTTTTGACAATTACCTGCAGTCTGATCGGAGTGTGTGGGTGGTCTTTCTGACACCGCTTGTTTGTCTGAGCAAAGCGAGTTTCAACAAGCGGTGTCAGAAAGACCACCCACGCACTCCAGCCCCAAAACCAAAAAAAGCCAAAGAACAAAACCCACCCGCCCCGTAACACAATTTAATGAACCTTAACCACTTCCCCACTGTCCATCTTCTTGAGCGTGAACTAAGCTCAGATTAAGCAAGCAGGAAAGGCCATGATTGCCCGAGCGCTTGTAAGTATCCATACCTTCCACCCATAACTAAACAGACCGCCCCGACCGGCGGAACCGATGCAACGGGGATATTGCGTGAACTGAGATCTGACTATTAGAGAGCAAGCGAGGGGCCACCTATGACCATCATGCAGCACTTCAAAGACCGGTATGAGAGTACCCAGGAAGAAGAATTCAGCCTGGAGGAATACCTGGAGATCTGCAAAAAGGACCCAACGGCCTATGCCACGGCCGCTGAGAGAATGTTAATTGCCATCGGCGAACCAGAACTTGTCGATACCTCTCGTGACCCCCGCCTGTCACGCATCTTTTCCAATAAAGTTATCAAACGATACCCGGAATTCTCCGAGTTCTACGGCATGGAAGATGCCGTGGAGAACATCGTTTCGTTCTTCCGCCATGCCGCACAGGGTCTTGAAGAAAAGAAGCAGATTCTCTACCTGCTCGGCCCGGTAGGCGGTGGTAAGTCCTCTCTGGCAGAGAAGCTCAAGTTCCTGATGCAGAAGGTTCCGTTTTACGCCATCAAGGGCTCGCCGGTAAATGAGTCACCACTGGGGCTGTTCGATCCTGCCGAAGATGCTCAGATCCTGGAAGAGGAGTACGGTGTTCCTGCCCGTTACCTGAAGAACATCATGTCCCCCTGGGCGGTCAAACGCCTGCACGAATTTGGCGGGGATATCAGCCAGTTCCGTGTGGTGAAGAAGTTCCCTTCCGTGCTCGATCAGATCGGCGTTTCCAAAACCGAGCCCGGCGACGACAACAACCAGGACATTTCAGCCCTGGTGGGCAAGGTGAACATCCGGATGCTGGAAGATTTCTCCCAGGATGATCCGGATGCTTACAGCTTCAGTGGTGGTTTGTGTAAGGCAAATCAGGGGCTTCTGGAATTCGTGGAGATGTTCAAGGCCCCCATCAAGGTACTTCACCCGTTGCTGACAGCCACGCAGGAAGGCAACTACAACACCACCGAAGGGATGGGTTCGGTGCCGTTTGACGGCGTCATTCTGGCCCACTCCAACGAATCCGAGTGGCAGACATTCCGTAACAACAAACACAACGAGGCATTCCTCGACCGGGTCTACATCGTCAAGGTGCCCTATTGTGTGCGCGTCACGGAAGAAATCGAAATTTACCGCAAGCTCCTGAGCAACAGCTCCCTGGAAGGTGCTCCCTGCGCGCCGGACACGCTGGATATGCTGGCCCAGTTCTCGGTGCTTTCCCGCATCAAGGATCCGGATAACTCCAGTATCTTCTCCAAGATGCGTGTCTACGACGGACAGAACATCAAAGACACAGACCCAAAGGCCAAGTCCATCCAGGAGTACCGGGATACGGCGGGCGTAATGGAAGGGATGGATGGTCTGTCCACCCGTTTCGCCTTCAAGATCCTTTCGAAGGTATTCAACTTCGATACTACCGAGGTCGCGGCCAACCCGGTTCACCTGCTCTACGTGCTGGAAAAGCAGATTGAGCAGGAGCAGTTCCCGGCAGAAACTCACGAGAAGTATCTGAGATTCATTAAAGAGTTCCTGGCACCGCACTACGTCCAGTTTATTGGCAAGGAAATCCAGACAGCCTACCTGGAGAGTTATAGCGAATACGGGCAGAACCTGTTTGACCGCTATGTCACCTATGCCGACTTCTGGATTCAGGATCAGGAATATCGGGATCCGGAAACCGGGGAGATCCTCGACCGCTCCTCCATCAACGATGAACTGGAGAAGATCGAGAAACCCGCGGGCATCAGCAATCCGAAGGACTTCCGCAACGAAGTGGTCAACTTTGTGCTGAGGGCCAGAGCCAACAACCAGGGCCGCAACCCATCATGGCTCAGCTACGAGAAGCTGCGTAGCGTGATCGAGAAGAAAATGTTCTCGAATACCGAGGACCTGCTGCCAGTCATTTCCTTCAACCCGAAAGCCAGCCAGGAAGATCAGAAGAAGCACAAGCAGTTCGTCGAGCGCATGGTCGATCGAGGCTACACGGAGAAACAGGTACGCCTGCTTGCAGAGTGGTATCTGAGGGTTCGTAAGTCTCACTAAGTCAGTGATCAAGCGCTGAACTGGAGTAACGCTATGGGTATGACCCACGTAGTCGACCGGCGACTGAACGGGAAAAACAAGAGCGCAGTGAACCGGGAACGGTTCCTGCGCCGTTATCGCCACCACATTAAAAAAGCGGTGGCGGATGCGGTGCATCGGCGCTCCATTACCGATATTGAACGGGGAGAAAGCGTCAGTATTCCGTCCCGGGATATTGATGAACCCATTTTCCACCATGGCCAGGGTGGCCGCCGGGAGGTGGTGCATCCCGGCAACCAGGAGTTTGTGGCCGGGGACACGATCCCCAAACCACCGGGAGGCAGCGGTCAGGGCCAGGGGCAAGGCCAGGCCAGCCCCGATGGCGAAGGCATGGATGAATTTGCTTTTCAGATTACTCAGGACGAGTTTCTCGAGTTCCTGTTCGATGATCTGGAATTGCCCAACCTCGCCCGCAAGAAACTGAAGGACACCGAAGCCTACAAATACGTACGTTCAGGCTTCTCCACCCAGGGAGTGCCGGCCAAGCTGGATGTGGTGCGCTCGCTAAGAGGCGCACATGCACGGCGACTGGGCCTGGGGGGTGCCCGGAAAAAGAAAATCCGCGAACTGGAAGAGCAACTGGCCGAACTCAAGTCCGCACCTGCAGACCTCGACCCAGCCTTCAGCCACGAGGATCAGATTCAGGTTCTGGAAGAAGAAATTGCGCGGCTCAAAGCCAACGTTAAACGCATTCCTTTTATCGACGAGATTGACCTGCGCTACCGGCAGCACCTGAAACAGCCGCAACCCGCCACCAGCGCGGTAATGTTCTGCCTGATGGATGTTTCAGGGTCGATGACCCAGATGCACAAGGACATCGCCAAGCGATTCTTTATCCTGCTCTACCTGTTCCTGCAGAAGAACTACAAGAAGATCGAAGTGGTCTTCATTCGTCACCACACCAGTGCCAAGGAAGTGGATGAAGAGGAGTTTTTCTATTCCAGGGAAACCGGCGGCACCATCGTTTCCAGCGCCCTGAAGCTCATGCACAAGATTATCGAGTCCCGATACTCGCCGTCTGAATGGAATATATACGCCGCCCAGGCATCGGACGGAGACAACTGGAATGACGACTCCCCTGTATGCAGCAAAATTCTGGCCGACAGTATTCTGCCCCTGGTGCAATACTATGCCTATGTGGAGATTACGCCCCAGGACCACCAGATGCTCTGGTATGAATATGAGAAAATCATGGAGCGATTCCCCCAGAGCTTTGCCATTCAGCAGATAGCCGATCCGGGCGAGATTTATCCGGTATTCCGGCAACTGTTCGAGAGGAAGGCCGCATGACCGACACCATGGATCGCCCCAACGTACCGGACAGCGGACAACCCCGGGACCGCGAGCCCATTTCCACCAGCTCGGAGTGGACCTTCGAGCTGATCCAGCAGTATGACGATGAAATTGCCAGGTGCGCTGCGGAGTTTGGGCTGGACACCTACCCCAACCAGATTGAGGTCATCAGCGCCGAGCAGATGATGGACGCCTACAGCTCTGTGGGTATGCCCGTGGGGTATCATCACTGGTCCTTCGGAAAGCAGTTCCTCAGCACCTCCAAGGGATATCAGCGTGGGCAGATGGGGCTGGCCTACGAGATTGTGATTAACTCCAACCCCTGCATCGCGTACCTGATGGAGGAAAATACGTTGCCCATGCAGGCACTGGTCATTGCCCACGCCTCCTATGGACACAACTCCTTCTTCAAAGGTAACTACCTTTTCCAGACCTGGACCGACGCCAGCGCCATCATTGATTACCTGGTATTTGCCCGACACTATGTCGCGGAATGTGAAGAAAGGTATGGCGTTGATGCCGTTGAACAGATCCTCGATTCCTGTCACGCCCTGATGAATTACGGTGTCGACCGTTACAAGCGACCGGCACCGATTTCCGCGGTTGAAGAACAGCGTCGACAGCAGGAGCGGGAAGAGTACCAGCAGCGTCGTATCAACGACCTCTGGCGCACCATTCCCAGACCGGACGAAGACGATGACCCGGTAAAGCGCAGGAAACGCTATCCGGAGGAACCCCAAGAGAACATCCTTTACTTCATTGAGAAGAACGCACCGCTACTGGAAACCTGGCAGCGGGAAGTCGTTCGCATCGTCCGCAAGCTTGCCCAGTATTTCTACCCGCAGCGCCAGACTCAGGTGATGAATGAGGGTTGGGCCACCTTCTGGCACTACACATTGCTGCACCGGATGTATGAAAAGGGTCTGGTGAACGACGGCTTTATGCTGGAGTTCCTGCAAAGTCATACTGCGGTGGTTTATCAGCCACCCTTCAACAGCCCCTGGTATTCAGGCATCAACCCCTACACTCTGGGTTTCTCGATGTTCACGGACCTGAGACGGATCTGCGAAGCCCCAACGGAAGAAGATCGCCACTGGTTTCCGGACATTGCCGACTCGGACTGGGTCAAAACTCTCCACTTCGCCATGCACAACTTCAAGGACGAAAGTTTCATCCAGCAATTCCTGTCACCGAAGGTCATGCGGGACCTGAAGCTCTTCTCCATTGAAAACGACGATCAGGAAGAGGTGTACCGGGTTACTGCTATTCACGATGATCCCGGTTACCGGGTCCTCCGTGAGAAGCTGGCGCGGCAATACAACCTCAGCTACCGCGAACCCAATATCCAGGTCTGGAATGTGGATGTCCGGGGGGATCGTTCCCTGACACTGAGGCACATTCCCGTCGACAGGGTGCCTCTGGGTAACGAAACGGAAGAAGTGCTTCGACACGTACACCGGCTCTGGGGCTTTGATGTTCATCTGGAGAGCGTTGACGAGGGAGCCGTGCTGGAGGAGTATCACTGCCCGCCAAAGGGGCCGGATGACGTCAGCCACTGATTGCGGCTGACGTCCAAGAGGTCAGGCGTTAACTGACGGTAGCCCGGACAGGGCCATTGCCAGCTCCTGCTCGTCGTATTCGTGATCGCTCAGCTCACCCGCAAAGTAGGACGTGTAGGCTGCCATGTCGAAGTGGCCGTGACCGCAAAGGTTGAAAAGAATCACTTCTTCCTTGCCTTCGCGTTTACAGCGCATCGCCTCATCAATGGCCCCTTTGACCGCATGGTTCGCTTCCGGTGCCGGCACGATGCCCTCGTTCCGGGCAAACAACACACCGGCTTCAAAACATTCGCGCTGGGTATAGGATACCGCCTCAAACAACCCGAGCTCCTTGGCGTGAGACACCAGCGGAGCCATGCCGTGGTAGCGAAGACCGCCGGCATGGAAGCCCGGCGGGGTGAAACCGGAGCCCAGGGTGTGCATCTTGGTAAGCGGTGTCATGTGAGCGGTATCGCCATAGTCGTAGGCATATTTGCCCCGTGTCAGCGTCGGGCAGGCCGATGGTTCTACGGCAACGATTCGTGACTTCTCACCCCCACGCAATGCGTGGCCCATAAACGGGAAAGCGATGCCGGCAAAGTTTGAACCACCTCCGGTACAACCGACAATCACATCCGGCCAGCAATCCGCCATTTCCATCTGTTGCATTGCTTCCAGACCGATCACACTCTGATGAAGCAGCACATGGTTCAGCACAGATCCCAGTGCGTACTTTGTGTTCGGATCCTGCACCGCCAGTTCCACCGCTTCTGAAATAGCAATACCCAGACTGCCGTTGTGATCCGGATTCTCCGCCAGCACCTTGCGACCAAACTCCGTCAGCTCCGATGGGGAAGCGACGCATTTGGCGCCATACGTTTCCATGACGGCACGACGATAAGGTTTCTGGTTATAGGAAACCCGCACCTGAAACACCGTCACATCAATATCGAACAGGGAGCCGGCAAACGACAGCGAAGTGCCCCACTGCCCGGCACCAGTTTCGGTAGTGAGGGTTCGTATACCCGCTTCACGGTTATAAAACGCCTGGGGAATGGCCGTATTTGGCTTGTGGCTGCCAGCGGGGCTCACACCCTCATACTTGTAAAAGATCTTGGCCGGTGTGCCGAGCGCCTTTTCCAGGCGATGGGCACGATAAAGTGGTGCAGGACGCCAGAGCTGGTATACATCCCGGACCGGTTCGGGAATTTCAATTTCCCGCTCGGTTGTCACTTCCTGCTCAATCAGCGCCATCGGGAACAGAGGTTCCAGATCCGACGGCCCGACCGGTTGCTGAGTGCCAGGGTGCAACACCGCCGGCAATGGTTCCGGTAGATCAGCCTGTAGGTTGTACCAGTGCTTTGGCATCTGGCTTTCGTCGAGAAGAAACTTCGTTTGCATGGTTACTCCCTTGTTAAAAATTTATTTTTCTTGTCAGATCAGAGTCTGCATCCAGTCTACCAACCAGGGAACGATAATCGCAGTGGCAAAGGCGGAAAGTGCCATCGCCAGGCCGGAAAATGCCCCCATCCGGGAACTGACCTGAAAGGCCCGTGCAGTCCCGATACCATGGGCAGCCACACCCATGGCAATGCCCTTGGCCGTGTCATCCTTGATCCGCGCCCACTCAAACAGTTTGGTGCCCAGCACCGCACCGGTGATCCCGGTAATCACCACAAGCACCGCAGTCAGCGAAGGCAAACCACCGATTTTTTCGGCAATACCCATGGCAACCGGCGCCGTCGCGGATTTTGGCGCCAGCGACATCTGAATTTCTGTTGAACCGCCCAGCATCCAGGCCAGACCAATAGAGCTGCCAGCCGCAATCACCACACCGCATATCAGCGAAATGGTCACCGGCATCCACAGTTTCCTGA of Marinobacter sediminum contains these proteins:
- a CDS encoding PrkA family serine protein kinase, with amino-acid sequence MTIMQHFKDRYESTQEEEFSLEEYLEICKKDPTAYATAAERMLIAIGEPELVDTSRDPRLSRIFSNKVIKRYPEFSEFYGMEDAVENIVSFFRHAAQGLEEKKQILYLLGPVGGGKSSLAEKLKFLMQKVPFYAIKGSPVNESPLGLFDPAEDAQILEEEYGVPARYLKNIMSPWAVKRLHEFGGDISQFRVVKKFPSVLDQIGVSKTEPGDDNNQDISALVGKVNIRMLEDFSQDDPDAYSFSGGLCKANQGLLEFVEMFKAPIKVLHPLLTATQEGNYNTTEGMGSVPFDGVILAHSNESEWQTFRNNKHNEAFLDRVYIVKVPYCVRVTEEIEIYRKLLSNSSLEGAPCAPDTLDMLAQFSVLSRIKDPDNSSIFSKMRVYDGQNIKDTDPKAKSIQEYRDTAGVMEGMDGLSTRFAFKILSKVFNFDTTEVAANPVHLLYVLEKQIEQEQFPAETHEKYLRFIKEFLAPHYVQFIGKEIQTAYLESYSEYGQNLFDRYVTYADFWIQDQEYRDPETGEILDRSSINDELEKIEKPAGISNPKDFRNEVVNFVLRARANNQGRNPSWLSYEKLRSVIEKKMFSNTEDLLPVISFNPKASQEDQKKHKQFVERMVDRGYTEKQVRLLAEWYLRVRKSH
- a CDS encoding YeaH/YhbH family protein; the encoded protein is MTHVVDRRLNGKNKSAVNRERFLRRYRHHIKKAVADAVHRRSITDIERGESVSIPSRDIDEPIFHHGQGGRREVVHPGNQEFVAGDTIPKPPGGSGQGQGQGQASPDGEGMDEFAFQITQDEFLEFLFDDLELPNLARKKLKDTEAYKYVRSGFSTQGVPAKLDVVRSLRGAHARRLGLGGARKKKIRELEEQLAELKSAPADLDPAFSHEDQIQVLEEEIARLKANVKRIPFIDEIDLRYRQHLKQPQPATSAVMFCLMDVSGSMTQMHKDIAKRFFILLYLFLQKNYKKIEVVFIRHHTSAKEVDEEEFFYSRETGGTIVSSALKLMHKIIESRYSPSEWNIYAAQASDGDNWNDDSPVCSKILADSILPLVQYYAYVEITPQDHQMLWYEYEKIMERFPQSFAIQQIADPGEIYPVFRQLFERKAA
- a CDS encoding SpoVR family protein, translated to MTDTMDRPNVPDSGQPRDREPISTSSEWTFELIQQYDDEIARCAAEFGLDTYPNQIEVISAEQMMDAYSSVGMPVGYHHWSFGKQFLSTSKGYQRGQMGLAYEIVINSNPCIAYLMEENTLPMQALVIAHASYGHNSFFKGNYLFQTWTDASAIIDYLVFARHYVAECEERYGVDAVEQILDSCHALMNYGVDRYKRPAPISAVEEQRRQQEREEYQQRRINDLWRTIPRPDEDDDPVKRRKRYPEEPQENILYFIEKNAPLLETWQREVVRIVRKLAQYFYPQRQTQVMNEGWATFWHYTLLHRMYEKGLVNDGFMLEFLQSHTAVVYQPPFNSPWYSGINPYTLGFSMFTDLRRICEAPTEEDRHWFPDIADSDWVKTLHFAMHNFKDESFIQQFLSPKVMRDLKLFSIENDDQEEVYRVTAIHDDPGYRVLREKLARQYNLSYREPNIQVWNVDVRGDRSLTLRHIPVDRVPLGNETEEVLRHVHRLWGFDVHLESVDEGAVLEEYHCPPKGPDDVSH
- a CDS encoding TrpB-like pyridoxal phosphate-dependent enzyme; its protein translation is MQTKFLLDESQMPKHWYNLQADLPEPLPAVLHPGTQQPVGPSDLEPLFPMALIEQEVTTEREIEIPEPVRDVYQLWRPAPLYRAHRLEKALGTPAKIFYKYEGVSPAGSHKPNTAIPQAFYNREAGIRTLTTETGAGQWGTSLSFAGSLFDIDVTVFQVRVSYNQKPYRRAVMETYGAKCVASPSELTEFGRKVLAENPDHNGSLGIAISEAVELAVQDPNTKYALGSVLNHVLLHQSVIGLEAMQQMEMADCWPDVIVGCTGGGSNFAGIAFPFMGHALRGGEKSRIVAVEPSACPTLTRGKYAYDYGDTAHMTPLTKMHTLGSGFTPPGFHAGGLRYHGMAPLVSHAKELGLFEAVSYTQRECFEAGVLFARNEGIVPAPEANHAVKGAIDEAMRCKREGKEEVILFNLCGHGHFDMAAYTSYFAGELSDHEYDEQELAMALSGLPSVNA
- a CDS encoding LrgB family protein, producing the protein MNEPGLKDIWVYLSASPLMGLTITLVAYGVAYRLYLRTNSNPLANPVVISVAMLIGLLLVTGTSYNDYFEGGQFVHFLLGPATVALAVPLYQQFSLLRKLWMPVTISLICGVVIAAGSSIGLAWMLGGSTEIQMSLAPKSATAPVAMGIAEKIGGLPSLTAVLVVITGITGAVLGTKLFEWARIKDDTAKGIAMGVAAHGIGTARAFQVSSRMGAFSGLAMALSAFATAIIVPWLVDWMQTLI